The sequence GGCAAACACTCATATTGAAATTGTTGGAAACATTTCTTCGGCGGATTATTATTAGTAGATGCATCCCCAATTCAAGGGATAACTACAGCCCCCTCACTTGTTACTTTGGTTAATTACCCAAATCTTCCATCTTCAGTTGAAATTATAATGCCCTTATGATAGGAATAAAATATGGTGATAGGCCTAGGAATGGGATATTGGTTGGCCTGGAAACGAAATACACCAGGCCACTCTCCCAGCACCTAGGCCCAGAAAGAATCACTAAGTCACGGCCCATTGCAAAGACAATGCAAAAAGTCCACCAAGGAAGGCCACTCAGATATCCCCTTGCTAGTATcacttatatacatatatatatatatatatatatgttatgatAGATAGGTTTTTGATAGATTAATGCCACTTGTAGGTTGATCCTAAAAACAAGGAAACAAATGTACCATCAATCCTCTCCATTTAATGGAAGGTGAAgcaatgaaaagaaagagagcacaattttaaaaggaaatTCTATCTTCCTCTAAATTCTGGAGCCCTTCCTAGCTTGAATAGGAAAAACAacaatctttaattttataccgTATCACCTTATGTCTCTGATTAACATTCATCACTTGCCAATCTGATAGCATCTGATGATGTCATTTTCGGAACTTCTAGGACTTCCCAAATTGGTGCTCGTATATTTAGATGATGCTATACAAAGTATTACAATTATACCCCCGTCAAGTGATGAAACCTAACTTTCACATCCTTTCAAGGGTTatcccattattttatagatcctTGGACTTACAAACCATAAGAACCAATCTAATTAAGTTCCTGCCATTTTAGCAACTTACTAATAAAATACTCGTTGTCAGCAAAGATACTCAACTGCCAAAGAAAAGGGTAGAATACATTGCGTCGTGGAAGTTAATTGTCTAAATAATGGTTTATCATTTCCAAGAACTATGGCTAGCATGATCCAACGGAAGCAACATTAGGAAATTACCTAGCTCAGCAATATGTAGAAGCTGAAGTCAGTGCTCGATGTGTTTCCTTAAAATATTCTACCCTCTACTATCAGTTGATAGCTCAAGCAATGATTGTTTTTGCCTTTCTCATATCTTGCCATACCCCTGAATGTTAACTTATCTTGAGTTTACATGAATGCATCCACTACGTACTCTATTAATTGCATAAGGAGCAATTCATTTGTGGCTGCAGATAATTCCTGTGCAAAAggataaaaagtaaaaacagattcaaaatataagataatacCTCCTTTCATACTATAAAAGCATTATAACTACTTCCCTGTAACTATAAAACTGTAGTCGGTGGCAAACTTGTCTTTTAATGAATTCTGTCAAGCTTTGACCAAATTCTGATTATGGGAGAGGGATATTTGTCACTGTGGAACTAAGAGAGGAGTTTGCGTAATTACCCATAATAATAGGGGAACGGTGAAGGTGGTGTCAAATTTCCTTTATTCAATTGCTGTTTCGTAGCAGCTGCCTGAAGACTTACCATTTCTTCAGATGTTACTTCTGTCATTTGTACTTATACCTCCTCTTGTTTATGTGAATCATGATCGTTGGTGCTTTGATTAGAATAATTAAGGTTTTATCCTGTAGATTTCTCTATTGTCggcaaatttacaaaatgCTTTTCTATCATCAATAATGCTTGCTATTTCCTCTGGAGTACCCCATGAGCATTCTGATTTTCACTTCACAATCATATGAATGAAAAgctaaattcaagaaaagaacTTTTACTTTGGGATGGAGGTAATGAGCATGGTGTAAGCAGTCCCCTCATTATTATGGTTTAAAGTTTAAACTAGTCAACATGAACATGGTAGAATCTTTTCATGGAATAGGTAAAAAACGGATGTTTGCCCGTCAGAAATTTTCAATCTTATACGTGCCAAACTCTTATATTTTCTTCCCTTGCGTTATGTTATAGCATTTATGTTGATTCAGGTCTGTGAAGATGCTAGACCAGCAAATGATGAAGAGCTTCCCTCATCATATATTGAGGAATATCGGTATGCTATGGTGCTTACTTGTTGCAAAACTGTACGCttcttcagaaaaaaattgttttatgCTTTTTATCAAGATGTTAGCTTCGAGCTGCTTCTACGAATCAGCTCTCGCCGCCTCTTTCGGAGGCTTTTTATTTCCCTCGGGTCGTCAAAAGCTGGATTAAAGATAAAGACCTGCGGGCATTATCTTTAAGGTTTTCGCTCTCTGAGGGCCCTTGAAAAAACCATTGATTCAGTCAATAGGATGCTGGTGAAACTTAACATATTCAGATTGCTAGGCAAAGATTAAGCTGATTTTTTACCAGTCCTAGGGAGCCTTGTTTAACAGATCTTGAGCACATGAAATGGAGCGTGAGCAAGTTCAAATATGGGATACTAGTCAATATAATCTTTACGGAGatggtaataaaaaaatatgctcTATATTGCTGAGATTATAAGATACTTCCAACATCCCAATTTGAGTGTCCTGTTTGATTGAGCAGTTTTAGGTAAGAGGTTGAAAAGCCATAGTTTTGGATATCttcaatttttccaataaattaGTGGTGACAGTTGGTAATTTTACATCATCAGAGTTTAGTGAAATAGGTTATACTTGGTAATGTACTTAGTCGGAATTTACTTGCAAGCCAAATGACTTTGGGATTCTAGGTTTTCCTTATGTGAGTGGGATAATTCTAACAGTTTTTCTTCGTAGCTGACAGTGGAAACCAAGTCATCTGGTTAACCGCCAATGTCAAATAACTCCTCGTTCTTACTGCTAGGGGTGCATTAGGGTACAgtgtattaattttgatgtttcaatcacttcattaaatatttctgGAACGATGTGCTGCCTTCTGCATGACTGGAATATATGAAGAATTTGCTATTCAATTGTGTTAATGTGAATCATATTTGGAAATGTGAACGTATCCCTCTAAACCTACGGTGTGTGTTTTGTTCAATCATTGAAAGGTTAGATCCTGTGACAAAAAATGTAAGCATTTGACGTGACATATCTTCTAAAAGCCTACATACGGTTGtgtttttgcttcattttaggCCAGAGAAAACAGGGAAGCTTCACATATAGATACGCATTTCTATATCTTGTTTGATAAAGCTTAGTATGTAATAAGCATTGATGTGGTTGGTCTTTTCTTTGTGCTTTTTCCCtttatttcttccttttccttttctttttcccccaaTCCTTTGCACTTGCTGGGAGTTTATATGTTGCTTGTGTTTTTTCTCCTTCTAACCTTAAATTCCTTTTTGCAGGTGTGCCCTGGATGCAGAAATTATCAAGTATGTCAGTGAAGCATATCCAAAAGGAGTGTGTTCAGTTTATTGTGCCAATGGAAAAGACGTGGAGGAACCAGGGTCAGATTTTGAGCTTGTTGTGCTAATTTCTGCTGCTAGACACAGCCCTCAAAATTTCTGGTACGCCCTGTCTATCATAGCACCAGTACTGCAATACTATAACATATGCTATATTCTTATGTTTCTTGGTTAATTATGTTATGCTTTCAGTTCTGTACTATGTGACGCATCTTTTGACTTCACTGTAACTGGACATAGATGTGCTACCTTTTCTTCAAAGTTTTTGTGTTTAGAATGAAGCATAAAGAATTTTTGACCTAATAATATACAATTTCTATTAGGTTGTCTAGGGGTTTCTATCTTAAAGTGGGCTATACAAATAAGTAAACTTCCCATGCCTATTTGGTCCaatacaaaaatgaacaaTTCTCAGAATGCTACTTTACGCTATTGGAatgttcttctctttttcctgTCTTTTGCCCTTTTTGCCTTGTGGAAAGACaccatgaattaattatttagagcTGATTTACGGGAAGTATGACTAAGCTTTTTTTTAGACATGCTTGGAGGAGTCGCAGATTTTAGAGTAAAATTCATGCTTTGTGATGGAGAGATAGTGGGCATGGATTTTTTAATCACAATAGATAATTGTATATAACATAATTCACATAGTATATTACCATCAATTTTGTGAAGGATGATAAAACAGGCACCCAACCCAAGTGATTTTCCAATGATTAATGTGCAGAAGTTCTATTGCATCCAGGTAACTGAGTGACAACTGAAGAAATCAACTCTaaagatgaataaataatatatccaTTGGaataaatgagcaaaataACATTAGGCCTTTATAAccattcaaattttgtaatgaTGAATTTATACAGACTTCACTTAGAATCAAATGGAGAATCTTGTGATTCTCAGTATAAACTATTTGAAAAAGTTGGAAAGTTAAAGAAAATGtgattaattcatttactttAGACTTGTTACAAGACAGGAAAATGTACTGTCAGTGCCCTCTGTCAAATGGGATTTGACAAAGTTGATGCATTGGAAGTCTGGTTGCACATGTCACTAATACTATAAAATAGATTAGATATACTATTATGTGTATGTGGTACATGATACAGTAGATTTCATCTCTTGGAAAATTCATCCTAAGTATACATTATCGCCCTACGAGATTTCTGATTCTTTCATGTTTGCTTCACCTCATTACTTCCATTGTTTCTTGTAGCAATGGAAGTTGGCGGTCAATATGGCACATGGAATTCAAGGATGAGCTACAAATTGTTGAAGTTAGAGGTAAACTTCAGGTATTCCTTCATTCTCGATGTAATATCGTTCTCTGGAGTGAGTTTACTTAATTGTTTTCATTGTTGTACTTTGGCTAAAGAGGGACcatagagaaaaagaaataaatagcAACTTTCTACTTTATTAGGTTGGAGCCCACTACTTTGAAGAGGGAAATGTTCAGTTGGATGCAAAGCATGAATGCAAAGATTCCACAATATTCCAGGTAAAACTTAAGAATGAATTCTGCACCAAGATTCTTTCTATTATGCTTGGTTGGATGAATGACGATTTAGTATCACTAGCATCCCCTTTCACATAGATATGTCATTTCAGTCCAATCACAGGGTATGTTGACAAGCATAGTTGTGACTATGGTGTCATTGCATGGTAGGTCTATCTAGAATATAATTCATGAGACATATTTACAAGGCTGAGATGGTTGGTCTAGATAGGCATGTTTTCCATTAGCCGGAATAATGTAACTCATAAACTGGAAAGTTTGAGTGGATTTCTGTTTTTGACACTACATTCCCTCTTTGCCTGATCATGCTGACAACATTGAGGTTTCAAAGATGTAAAATTCACTGTAAGGGAGACTTATTACTAATCTCCAACTTTCTTGATATCAAATGTAATTTGTTAAAGACATTACTAGATTAACTGTAACACTATATTCTAATATTAATCTAGTCGgcaattagaaaatttttctaTGACAATTTGCCTCCATGTCGGTCCTCTTATGCGCCATGCCTCGGAGAGGActtcaacaaaatcaagacAATTTGTTCTTACTATCCCTCCGACTTAACTGCAGTTAGTAGGAAAACCTGTATGTATGGTGAAGACCTgcatgatatgaaaagagatGCATAGTTGCTATGTGCTTAGCTTTTGcagaaataacaaaatattgttgCTATGTGTTAACCCTTCAGTCACCTGATGATTGTGCGGTTTCCTTGACCACCATTATTCGCCACCATGAGACGGAGTATCTGAATTCCCTTCAGGTTCCTACCTTTTCTCTTTCTGACGaagcatttttattaatataccTACTCTTTTAGTGAACCTGATTATTTGCAGGTGTCATATTCCAATTTGCCTGACACCACTTTCAAGgtactttattttcttagtcATCTCCTCAGAGTTGAGTACAAAATTACTATGCTGCTTATTCATTGTCTTCGAGTTTACATAGTTTAGCTTTTCATTATACGTAATAAAGTTTTGCTAATGCAAGCATGCTTCTCAAGGCCAAGCTGTAGCTTCTGATGGTCCAGCCTACTTCTTTGTTCTCCTCCCATCATTTTCGTAATCTCTAGCCTGCTATTTTTGGAGCATCATGTAACTGCTTATACACTGTTCCCAGgaacaatatttttcttataccTTGAATTAAATGTCTTAGCCTTGTGATTTTATTCATCAAACTACCAAATCTTGAGTCTAGTCTGAATACTTTCTCGAAAAAGGTCTGTAGTTATATATCATCTTTACTCCAGTACATTGAAGACATTTTTGTCTCCAACTTCTTTGTTTTACATAATTTAGGACCTTCGGCGGAAGCTTCCTGTTACACGTACGCTATTTCCATGGCATAACACCTTGCAGTTCAGCCTGACCAGAGATATCCAGAAGAACTTGGGACTGGAAAGCAGTAAATGATTCTTCTCTTCTGGCGTAGAAAAGTTGTATACCGTGGTGTTTCCGAACTCACTATGATcattttgtttccatttttgtaatttatcccttGAAATCTTGTGCTTCCCTATATCTTgtatatctctctctctctctctctctctctttgggGGGTTGGGGATGGGGGGTGTTCAGCTTGAAGATGTACTcgccataattaatttaccaaTTGATTTGGAATGCTGAACATAtctattagtatatatatttgaaggaaatttgaaggaaatgttttgaccaaaattgagcaattttgactcaattttaattttctagaattttgaaattttttttagttgtaaaaattctctatttgGTAAGTAGGCATTAATggaattatatgttttatatatatatataacttatataattaatttagctTCAATGTTTGatataaactaatataataattgactTTATATAGATGTATcaatacaatattttcttaaatttataattttcaatatgattatttttattttaactcaacgcttaacttttaaattgtaatagttttttaaaaaatatactaattgactttatatatatgtatcaatattatttttttcaaaattcataattttcagtATGATCATCTATATTCTAGCTCAActccatattttaaaaaatggagtaattttttaattgaacatATCcgttatctattttttattactatttatatttgaactCAATTGCTGAATTCCAAccaaaattgtttaattatcTACAAAAAGTCTAATTAGTTGATATAATTTagcaagaattaatttgttaaaagaTACCAGTTAACAAAcaaactaaattataaaattttcaatgaaaatctAGTTGACAGTAcatacaatttataatattaatggtGAATGTACGTAAATACATAACAAACATGAATTATGTCAAATAATCTATTTTCTCctaaataatcatatttagaatttctataaatatattatgtttgaatttaaataaatattaatttaatacaagATACActacttttttcttaattttttgatgattAATTAAGGTATATGCGTGCATGAGCTTAACTGTAGCATTCTGCATGGGTAGGCCCCTTCACTCAGAATAGTGTACCCATCGGAGATGACCTGCTTTCTGTTTGCACCAACTATCATGTAGGTCATACGATTCATGGCATTTCACTGTGAAAATCACTGGCAACTGTGACCAGCCGAAAACTAGCTCTTTTTAATGCTGTGCAGTTTGCATAATCGAAACAAATTTTGATGCAGTGGATGGAGGATGCAGGTAAGATGGCAAGGGATCTTTTGCTGTTGTCATTTGTTTCCCGAATGCCTAACATCGTTGAGCACTCTGGTCTTCTGGtggaatttatatttagagaACATCAAGTCTTCTAGTGTAGACTTTCTCCATGATCACTTATGCACAAAGCTTactacttttgattttatgagATGTATCTGAAGCAGATGACATGCTGAATGTTGGATTTCCACATCAGATATCAGCCTCCTgttatgttttgttttcctttcaacAGAATCATTGAAGAGGAAACCTGGTCATCCCATCTTAAGCAGCAGTGAGCATGGTCCTCCAATGAATTCATCACTAGTACAAATGAATGCAGTGCCAATTATTAGTGGTGGCAAGTTTCAGAGGTATCTGCCATTTTGCATTGGTTTCCCTGTGATTGCAGATTTTCTGTTCAGCAACCTTAATTTATCTACtttcaaactcataaaacTCTATCATCATCACTTGAAGAAGCAAATCAAAATTCTAACCAAATGCTTAAGAATATATCTCAGCATATGTAGTTGCAAGTTCAGTGTGCCAAGAAGCAATACTGAAGCAGTTGCAACTGCAACTCCAGCTGGAGCCTTTCTTCCCAGGAAGATTCTAACAAAATGACATGACTGGGGTACCAAATACTGGAGCGAGTGGTGGTGGAGGCCCGTTCAAAGTAACAAGCTCTAACATCGGCATACAACAGCTAAAAGCAAAGAACAAAACAATAAACACTGCTACTCTACAAGACCAGCTATACAACATTTTAACGTGCCCCATATCAGCATTCTCCACAAggcaggaaaaagaaaaaaagaagacgGAAAAAACAGGTTCTTTCCCCGCATTCTTCATACCTTGGAGTCTTTGACATTGTCGTGACTAATATCATATATGTAGATAAAATATGAACGTCATTTGTTAAACCAACAATATGTAAAAACTGTTACTGTTTAAGTTTCTTATAAAGCAGCAATTGCTTCTGTAAGCTTACCCCTTGAGGATGATAAAGAATCACATAATTGGATGCTTAGTGGAACAGAAAAACTCGAGGACAAATCTAGACACTTGCCAATAAGCAATAATTAACACAAAGCTACAGCTTAATGGCTTTCCATCATGCacttatattttgatttgagagaaagaaagaaacatggTCCCAAAAAAAGCAATCAAGCCATGCAGTTTACCAATCAAATTGGGAGATACTATGAACATTGATATCAAAAACAATTTCTGCTCTCAAGACAGGAGAGGGTTAGGTACAAGTTACAAAATTGGGATGGATGCGGAGTGTCTAGTTCTCACTCCTGTAATGTAACATACCTAAGTAATATTAGGAGGACTGAGTACCTCCATCAATGCAGATTATAAAGCTAAAAAAGGTCAGCAGCCAATCTAACTACTCTCAACAAGTTGTACAACATCTCtcatggtaaaaataaaaaataaaaaaatataagtatggTAGCTAGGTAAAGCCAAAAGCAAGAAAGTTAAAACTTCTCAGGTCTACACGTTTGACACATTCTCCCTTTTCCTCATCCTATAATGATGGTGTAAAAGGGATTTTGTACTGcgatgaagaaaataatttaggtCATAACCCATAGATTTCATTTTGTCAAGAAGCTCAAAAGCAAATCGGGCTTTATCTTTTGAACTGAGAAGAACTTTAAGTAAACTGTTACAGACTGGAGGCATCAATCGGTGACCTTTTTCCATGGTGTAGAGAAAAATATCAACTGCCTCATTGAGTTTTTTTTCGGAGCAGAGAGAATAAATCAACTTAACACACCCAGGGGCAGACACAGTGACATCGAACTCCTCAAGAATGGAAAATGTCTTCAGAGCCTCCTCCACTCTGTCTGCCTGACAGAGTCCAACAAGCCAAATGTTATAAGGTGCTGAATCAAAATCTGCCATTTTGGTGTCTATCTCAAGTAAGCTTCTCACTGCCTTCACCAATTCACCGTTTTGAAAAGATTCCTCGGTCAACTTTGATGCTTCACCTTGTAAGCAGCTAAATTCGGCTTACACTCATAATCCTTCATCCTCCCTAACGTTTCCACCGCCTTTTCCGCCTTTTTTAACCTCCAGT comes from Sesamum indicum cultivar Zhongzhi No. 13 linkage group LG10, S_indicum_v1.0, whole genome shotgun sequence and encodes:
- the LOC105172387 gene encoding F-actin-capping protein subunit alpha, translated to MSDEEETASQLTDKQKMEIAKWFLLNSPAGEIQYVARDIRAVLKNERVYRAAVAEAFPLYNKAHMICLEFPDRSGEVIVSSFSEIDKNEYLDPRTAQVARVDHVKQVCEDARPANDEELPSSYIEEYRCALDAEIIKYVSEAYPKGVCSVYCANGKDVEEPGSDFELVVLISAARHSPQNFCNGSWRSIWHMEFKDELQIVEVRGKLQVGAHYFEEGNVQLDAKHECKDSTIFQSPDDCAVSLTTIIRHHETEYLNSLQVSYSNLPDTTFKDLRRKLPVTRTLFPWHNTLQFSLTRDIQKNLGLESSK